The proteins below come from a single Verrucomicrobiota bacterium genomic window:
- a CDS encoding response regulator transcription factor, translated as MGLAFVEDHAEERARLIKLIKNSPGLELVAACASAEEALAIIPPLRPEVIILDIQLPGLSGIDCAARLAATLPSAQIMMLTVIEDHERLFQALAAGASGYLLKKTPGTKILEAIRELHQGGAPMSGQIARQVVAFFQPRKTEYSEAVRLSPTEDTILRCLAQGLLYKEIGQRLGVQMSTVRTHIWHIYRKLHARNRTEAVRKAFPNGLPP; from the coding sequence ATCGGCCTGGCCTTTGTGGAGGACCACGCCGAGGAACGCGCCCGTCTGATCAAGCTCATCAAAAACTCTCCCGGCCTTGAACTCGTGGCGGCCTGCGCAAGCGCTGAGGAAGCCCTGGCGATAATCCCTCCCCTGCGCCCGGAGGTCATCATCTTGGATATTCAACTGCCCGGTCTTTCGGGCATTGATTGTGCCGCCCGGCTCGCGGCCACCTTGCCTTCGGCGCAAATCATGATGCTGACGGTGATCGAGGATCACGAACGGCTTTTCCAGGCCCTGGCCGCCGGCGCATCCGGCTACTTGCTCAAGAAAACGCCGGGAACCAAAATCCTCGAAGCCATTCGGGAGTTGCATCAGGGCGGCGCGCCGATGTCCGGGCAAATCGCCCGGCAAGTCGTGGCGTTCTTTCAACCGCGCAAGACGGAGTATTCTGAAGCCGTCCGGCTTTCGCCCACCGAGGACACCATCCTCCGCTGCCTTGCCCAGGGACTTCTCTACAAAGAAATCGGCCAGCGGCTTGGCGTCCAGATGAGCACGGTGCGCACGCACATCTGGCACATCTACCGCAAACTCCAC